Proteins from one Peromyscus eremicus unplaced genomic scaffold, PerEre_H2_v1 PerEre#2#chr22_unloc_1, whole genome shotgun sequence genomic window:
- the Plin4 gene encoding perilipin-4 isoform X4 produces MSASGDETRGHPKSKGKSLSSFFGSLPGFSSARNLVSHTHSSPKNAGPATDPTGTSVPPSPGATDLQQMARGAAGLLQPSEQTMAGDKDVGSFSVTGGKDAFSSGVAGIMDTAKGMVQGGLGVTQSALVGTKEAVSGGVMGAVGMAKGLVQGGLDTTKSVVMGTKDTVTTGLTGAVNVAKGTVQTGLDTSKSVLMGTKDTVTTGLTGAMNVAKGTVQTGLDTTKSVVMGTKDTVSTGLTGAVNVAKMAAQGGLDTSKSVVMGTKDTVTTGLTGAMNVAKGTVQTGLDTTKSVVMGTKDTVTTGLTGAVNVAKGTVQMGLDTSKSVLMGTKDTVTTGLTGAVNVVKVAAQGGLDTTKSVVMGTKDTVATGLTGAMNVAKGTVQTGLDTSKSVLMGTKDTVTTGLTGAVNVAKGTVQTGLDTSKSVLMGTKDTVCAGVTGAINMAKGAAQGGLDTSKSVLMGTKDTVTTGLTGAVNVAKVAAQGGLDTSKSVLMGTKDTVTTGLTGAMNVAKGTVQTGLDTTKSVVMGTKDTVTTGLTGAVNVAKGTVQTGLDTSKSVLMGTKDTVCAGVTGAINMAKGAAQGGLDTSKSVLMGTKDTVTTGLTGAVNVAKVAAQGGLDTTKSVVMGTKDTVTTGLTGAMNVAKGTVQTGLDTSKSVLMGTKDTVTTGLTGAVNVAKVAAQGGLDTSKSVLMGTKDTVTTGLTGAVNVAKVAAQGGLDTSKSVLMGTKDTVTTGLTGAMNVAKGTVQTGLDTSKSVLMGTKDTVTTGLTGAVNVAKGTVQMGLDTSKSVLMGTKDTVTTGLTGAVNVAKVAAQGGLDTTKSVVMGTKDTVATGLTGAMNVAKGTVQTGLDTSKSVLMGTKDTVTTGLTGAVNVAKGTVQTGLDTSKSVLMGTKDTVCAGVTGAINMAKGAAQGGLDTSKSVLMGTKDTVTTGLTGAVNVAKGTVQTGLDTSKSVLMGTKDTVTTGLTGAVNVAKVAAQGGLDTSKSVLMGTKDTVTTGLTGAVNVAKVAAQGGLDTTKSVVMGTKDTVTTGLTGAVNVAKGTVQTGLDTSKSVLMGTKDTVCAGVTGAINMAKGAAQGGLDTTKSVVMGTKDTVTTGLTGAVNVAKGTVQTGLDTSKSVLTGTKDTVCAGITGAMNMAKSVIQKGLDTTKDTQSAMLSPADNVAINATHTGVHTVPSSLSSSHATMCYEPGSYRATHQGVKHDTLTSAESLCSEISSLADTCGLGLVSEPTAATKDPVSGVASSAHTVTRSEDECGQLAAISFAALHDELEGLGDIFQPMTAEEQAQLAALESGPRVLSADRGSYFVRLGDLTPSFRPRAFEHALSHIQHNQFQARAALAQLQEVLQVTWPWKLQVGSCAGTRA; encoded by the exons ACAATGGCTGGAGACAAGGACGTGGGAAGCTTCAGTGTGACCGGTGGCAAAGATGCCTTCTCCTCTGGGGTGGCTGGCATCATGGACACTGCAAAAGGAATGGTCCAGGGTGGCCTGGGCGTCACCCAGTCGGCCCTTGTGGGCACTAAGGAGGCAGTGTCTGGAGGAGTCATGGGAGCAGTAGGTATGGCCAAAGGTCTTGTCCAGGGAGGCCTGGACACCACCAAGTCTGTGGTCATGGGCACCAAGGACACAGTGACCACAGGACTCACGGGGGCTGTGAACGTGGCCAAGGGGACAGTGCAGACGGGCCTGGACACCAGCAAGAGTGTGCTGATGGGCACCAAGGACACAGTGACCACAGGACTCACAGGGGCCATGAATGTGGCCAAGGGGACAGTGCAGACAGGCCTAGATACCACCAAGTCTGTGGTCATGGGCACCAAGGACACCGTGTCCACAGGACTCACGGGGGCTGTGAATGTGGCAAAAATGGCTGCCCAGGGAGGCCTGGACACCTCCAAGTCAGTGGTCATGGGCACCAAGGACACTGTGACCACAGGACTCACAGGGGCCATGAATGTGGCCAAGGGGACAGTACAGACGGGCCTGGATACCACCAAGTCTGTGGTCATGGGCACCAAGGACACAGTGACCACAGGACTCACGGGGGCTGTGAACGTGGCCAAAGGGACAGTGCAGATGGGCCTGGACACCAGCAAGAGTGTGCTGATGGGCACCAAGGACACTGTGACCACAGGACTCACGGGGGCGGTGAATGTGGTAAAAGTGGCTGCCCAGGGAGGCCTGGACACCACCAAGTCTGTGGTCATGGGCACCAAAGACACAGTGGCCACAGGACTCACAGGGGCCATGAATGTGGCCAAGGGAACAGTGCAGACGGGCCTGGACACCAGCAAGAGTGTACTGATGGGCACCAAGGACACGGTGACCACAGGACTCACAGGGGCTGTGAACGTGGCCAAGGGGACAGTGCAGACGGGCCTGGACACCAGCAAGAGTGTGCTGATGGGCACCAAGGACACTGTttgtgctggggtcacaggtgccaTTAACATGGCAAAAGGAGCTGCCCAGGGAGGCCTGGATACCAGCAAGAGTGTGCTGATGGGCACCAAAGACACAGTGACCACAGGACTCACAGGGGCCGTGAACGTGGCAAAAGTGGCTGCCCAGGGAGGCCTGGATACCAGCAAGAGTGTGCTGATGGGCACCAAGGACACTGTGACCACAGGACTCACAGGGGCCATGAATGTGGCCAAGGGGACAGTGCAGACGGGCCTGGACACCACCAAGTCTGTGGTGATGGGCACCAAGGACACAGTGACCACAGGACTCACAGGGGCTGTGAACGTGGCCAAGGGGACAGTGCAGACGGGCCTGGACACCAGCAAGAGTGTGCTGATGGGCACCAAGGACACTGTttgtgctggggtcacaggtgccaTTAACATGGCAAAAGGAGCTGCCCAGGGAGGCCTGGATACCAGCAAGAGTGTGCTGATGGGCACCAAGGACACAGTGACCACAGGACTCACAGGGGCCGTGAACGTGGCAAAAGTGGCTGCCCAGGGAGGCCTGGACACCACCAAGTCTGTGGTCATGGGCACCAAGGACACTGTGACCACAGGACTCACAGGGGCCATGAATGTGGCCAAGGGGACAGTACAGACGGGCCTGGACACCAGCAAGAGTGTGCTGATGGGCACCAAGGACACTGTGACCACAGGACTCACGGGGGCGGTGAATGTGGCAAAAGTGGCTGCCCAGGGAGGCCTGGACACCAGCAAGAGTGTGCTGATGGGCACCAAGGACACAGTGACCACAGGACTCACAGGGGCCGTGAATGTGGCAAAAGTGGCTGCCCAGGGAGGCCTGGACACCAGCAAGAGTGTGCTGATGGGCACCAAGGACACTGTGACCACAGGACTCACAGGGGCCATGAATGTGGCCAAGGGAACAGTGCAGACAGGCCTGGACACCAGCAAGAGTGTGCTGATGGGCACCAAGGACACAGTGACCACAGGACTCACGGGGGCTGTGAACGTGGCCAAAGGGACAGTGCAGATGGGCCTGGACACCAGCAAGAGTGTGCTGATGGGCACCAAGGACACTGTGACCACAGGACTCACGGGGGCGGTGAATGTGGCAAAAGTGGCTGCCCAGGGAGGCCTGGACACCACCAAGTCTGTGGTCATGGGCACCAAAGACACAGTGGCCACAGGACTCACAGGGGCCATGAATGTGGCCAAGGGAACAGTGCAGACGGGCCTGGACACCAGCAAGAGTGTACTGATGGGCACCAAGGACACGGTGACCACAGGACTCACAGGGGCTGTGAACGTGGCCAAGGGGACAGTGCAGACGGGCCTGGATACCAGCAAAAGTGTGCTGATGGGCACCAAGGACACTGTttgtgctggggtcacaggtgccaTTAACATGGCAAAAGGAGCTGCCCAGGGAGGCCTGGATACCAGCAAGAGTGTGCTGATGGGCACCAAGGACACAGTGACCACAGGACTCACAGGGGCTGTGAACGTGGCCAAGGGGACAGTGCAGACGGGCCTGGACACCAGCAAGAGTGTGCTGATGGGCACCAAGGACACAGTGACCACAGGACTCACAGGGGCCGTGAATGTGGCAAAAGTGGCTGCCCAGGGAGGCCTGGACACCAGCAAGAGTGTGCTGATGGGCACCAAGGACACAGTGACCACAGGACTCACAGGGGCCGTGAATGTTGCAAAAGTGGCTGCCCAGGGAGGCCTGGACACCACCAAGTCTGTGGTCATGGGCACCAAGGACACAGTGACCACAGGACTCACGGGGGCTGTGAACGTGGCCAAAGGAACAGTGCAGACGGGCCTGGATACCAGCAAGAGTGTGCTGATGGGCACCAAGGACACTGTttgtgctggggtcacaggtgccaTTAACATGGCAAAAGGAGCTGCCCAGGGAGGCCTGGACACCACCAAGTCTGTGGTCATGGGCACCAAGGACACAGTGACCACAGGACTCACAGGGGCTGTGAACGTGGCCAAAGGGACAGTGCAGACGGGCCTGGACACCAGCAAGAGTGTGCTTACAGGTACGAAGGATACCGTCTGTGCTGGGATCACTGGGGCCATGAACATGGCTAAAAGTGTCattcagaagggcctggacacaACCAAAGACACACAGTCTGCCATGCTGTCTCCGGCAGATAACGTGGCCATCAATGCCACCCACACAGGTGTCCACACAGTCCCGAGTTCACTCTCCAGCTCTCATGCCACCATGTGTTATGAGCCTGGTAGTTACAGAGCCACCCACCAAGGAGTCAAACATGATACTCTGACTTCTGCAGAGTCCCTGTGCTCTGAGATCAGCAGCCTTGCAGACACATGTGGCTTGGGGCTTGTCTCGGAACCCACAGCTGCCACCAAAGATCCTGTGTCTGGTGTAGCTTCGTCTGCCCACACAGTTACCAGATCTGAGGATGAGTGTGGTCAGCTGGCTGCTATAAGCTTTGCTGCACTTCATGATGAGTTGGAGGGACTAGGGGACATCTTCCAGCCCATGACAGCTGAGGAACAAG CCCAGCTGGCAGCCTTGGAGTCAGGGCCCCGGGTGCTATCTGCTGACCGGGGAAGCTACTTTGTCCGCCTGGGTGACCTGACACCCAGCTTCCGCCCGCGGGCTTTTGAACATGCCCTGAGCCACATACAGCACAACCAGTTCCAAGCCAGGGCTGCACTGGCCCAGCTCCAAGAGGTCTTACAGGTG ACATGGCCATGGAAGCTCCAGGTGGGCAGCTGTGCTGGGACCAGAGCTTGA
- the Plin4 gene encoding perilipin-4 isoform X3 gives MSASGDETRGHPKSKGKSLSSFFGSLPGFSSARNLVSHTHSSPKNAGPATDPTGTSVPPSPGATDLQQMARGAAGLLQPSEQTMAGDKDVGSFSVTGGKDAFSSGVAGIMDTAKGMVQGGLGVTQSALVGTKEAVSGGVMGAVGMAKGLVQGGLDTTKSVVMGTKDTVTTGLTGAVNVAKGTVQTGLDTSKSVLMGTKDTVTTGLTGAMNVAKGTVQTGLDTTKSVVMGTKDTVSTGLTGAVNVAKMAAQGGLDTSKSVVMGTKDTVTTGLTGAMNVAKGTVQTGLDTTKSVVMGTKDTVTTGLTGAVNVAKGTVQMGLDTSKSVLMGTKDTVTTGLTGAVNVVKVAAQGGLDTTKSVVMGTKDTVATGLTGAMNVAKGTVQTGLDTSKSVLMGTKDTVTTGLTGAVNVAKGTVQTGLDTSKSVLMGTKDTVCAGVTGAINMAKGAAQGGLDTSKSVLMGTKDTVTTGLTGAVNVAKVAAQGGLDTSKSVLMGTKDTVTTGLTGAMNVAKGTVQTGLDTTKSVVMGTKDTVTTGLTGAVNVAKGTVQTGLDTSKSVLMGTKDTVCAGVTGAINMAKGAAQGGLDTSKSVLMGTKDTVTTGLTGAVNVAKVAAQGGLDTTKSVVMGTKDTVTTGLTGAMNVAKGTVQTGLDTSKSVLMGTKDTVTTGLTGAVNVAKVAAQGGLDTSKSVLMGTKDTVTTGLTGAVNVAKVAAQGGLDTSKSVLMGTKDTVTTGLTGAMNVAKGTVQTGLDTSKSVLMGTKDTVTTGLTGAVNVAKGTVQMGLDTSKSVLMGTKDTVTTGLTGAVNVAKVAAQGGLDTTKSVVMGTKDTVATGLTGAMNVAKGTVQTGLDTSKSVLMGTKDTVTTGLTGAVNVAKGTVQTGLDTSKSVLMGTKDTVCAGVTGAINMAKGAAQGGLDTSKSVLMGTKDTVTTGLTGAVNVAKGTVQTGLDTSKSVLMGTKDTVTTGLTGAVNVAKVAAQGGLDTSKSVLMGTKDTVTTGLTGAVNVAKVAAQGGLDTTKSVVMGTKDTVTTGLTGAVNVAKGTVQTGLDTSKSVLMGTKDTVCAGVTGAINMAKGAAQGGLDTTKSVVMGTKDTVTTGLTGAVNVAKGTVQTGLDTSKSVLTGTKDTVCAGITGAMNMAKSVIQKGLDTTKDTQSAMLSPADNVAINATHTGVHTVPSSLSSSHATMCYEPGSYRATHQGVKHDTLTSAESLCSEISSLADTCGLGLVSEPTAATKDPVSGVASSAHTVTRSEDECGQLAAISFAALHDELEGLGDIFQPMTAEEQAQLAALESGPRVLSADRGSYFVRLGDLTPSFRPRAFEHALSHIQHNQFQARAALAQLQEVLQVSHYLFCGSLSRQTWPWKLQVGSCAGTRA, from the exons ACAATGGCTGGAGACAAGGACGTGGGAAGCTTCAGTGTGACCGGTGGCAAAGATGCCTTCTCCTCTGGGGTGGCTGGCATCATGGACACTGCAAAAGGAATGGTCCAGGGTGGCCTGGGCGTCACCCAGTCGGCCCTTGTGGGCACTAAGGAGGCAGTGTCTGGAGGAGTCATGGGAGCAGTAGGTATGGCCAAAGGTCTTGTCCAGGGAGGCCTGGACACCACCAAGTCTGTGGTCATGGGCACCAAGGACACAGTGACCACAGGACTCACGGGGGCTGTGAACGTGGCCAAGGGGACAGTGCAGACGGGCCTGGACACCAGCAAGAGTGTGCTGATGGGCACCAAGGACACAGTGACCACAGGACTCACAGGGGCCATGAATGTGGCCAAGGGGACAGTGCAGACAGGCCTAGATACCACCAAGTCTGTGGTCATGGGCACCAAGGACACCGTGTCCACAGGACTCACGGGGGCTGTGAATGTGGCAAAAATGGCTGCCCAGGGAGGCCTGGACACCTCCAAGTCAGTGGTCATGGGCACCAAGGACACTGTGACCACAGGACTCACAGGGGCCATGAATGTGGCCAAGGGGACAGTACAGACGGGCCTGGATACCACCAAGTCTGTGGTCATGGGCACCAAGGACACAGTGACCACAGGACTCACGGGGGCTGTGAACGTGGCCAAAGGGACAGTGCAGATGGGCCTGGACACCAGCAAGAGTGTGCTGATGGGCACCAAGGACACTGTGACCACAGGACTCACGGGGGCGGTGAATGTGGTAAAAGTGGCTGCCCAGGGAGGCCTGGACACCACCAAGTCTGTGGTCATGGGCACCAAAGACACAGTGGCCACAGGACTCACAGGGGCCATGAATGTGGCCAAGGGAACAGTGCAGACGGGCCTGGACACCAGCAAGAGTGTACTGATGGGCACCAAGGACACGGTGACCACAGGACTCACAGGGGCTGTGAACGTGGCCAAGGGGACAGTGCAGACGGGCCTGGACACCAGCAAGAGTGTGCTGATGGGCACCAAGGACACTGTttgtgctggggtcacaggtgccaTTAACATGGCAAAAGGAGCTGCCCAGGGAGGCCTGGATACCAGCAAGAGTGTGCTGATGGGCACCAAAGACACAGTGACCACAGGACTCACAGGGGCCGTGAACGTGGCAAAAGTGGCTGCCCAGGGAGGCCTGGATACCAGCAAGAGTGTGCTGATGGGCACCAAGGACACTGTGACCACAGGACTCACAGGGGCCATGAATGTGGCCAAGGGGACAGTGCAGACGGGCCTGGACACCACCAAGTCTGTGGTGATGGGCACCAAGGACACAGTGACCACAGGACTCACAGGGGCTGTGAACGTGGCCAAGGGGACAGTGCAGACGGGCCTGGACACCAGCAAGAGTGTGCTGATGGGCACCAAGGACACTGTttgtgctggggtcacaggtgccaTTAACATGGCAAAAGGAGCTGCCCAGGGAGGCCTGGATACCAGCAAGAGTGTGCTGATGGGCACCAAGGACACAGTGACCACAGGACTCACAGGGGCCGTGAACGTGGCAAAAGTGGCTGCCCAGGGAGGCCTGGACACCACCAAGTCTGTGGTCATGGGCACCAAGGACACTGTGACCACAGGACTCACAGGGGCCATGAATGTGGCCAAGGGGACAGTACAGACGGGCCTGGACACCAGCAAGAGTGTGCTGATGGGCACCAAGGACACTGTGACCACAGGACTCACGGGGGCGGTGAATGTGGCAAAAGTGGCTGCCCAGGGAGGCCTGGACACCAGCAAGAGTGTGCTGATGGGCACCAAGGACACAGTGACCACAGGACTCACAGGGGCCGTGAATGTGGCAAAAGTGGCTGCCCAGGGAGGCCTGGACACCAGCAAGAGTGTGCTGATGGGCACCAAGGACACTGTGACCACAGGACTCACAGGGGCCATGAATGTGGCCAAGGGAACAGTGCAGACAGGCCTGGACACCAGCAAGAGTGTGCTGATGGGCACCAAGGACACAGTGACCACAGGACTCACGGGGGCTGTGAACGTGGCCAAAGGGACAGTGCAGATGGGCCTGGACACCAGCAAGAGTGTGCTGATGGGCACCAAGGACACTGTGACCACAGGACTCACGGGGGCGGTGAATGTGGCAAAAGTGGCTGCCCAGGGAGGCCTGGACACCACCAAGTCTGTGGTCATGGGCACCAAAGACACAGTGGCCACAGGACTCACAGGGGCCATGAATGTGGCCAAGGGAACAGTGCAGACGGGCCTGGACACCAGCAAGAGTGTACTGATGGGCACCAAGGACACGGTGACCACAGGACTCACAGGGGCTGTGAACGTGGCCAAGGGGACAGTGCAGACGGGCCTGGATACCAGCAAAAGTGTGCTGATGGGCACCAAGGACACTGTttgtgctggggtcacaggtgccaTTAACATGGCAAAAGGAGCTGCCCAGGGAGGCCTGGATACCAGCAAGAGTGTGCTGATGGGCACCAAGGACACAGTGACCACAGGACTCACAGGGGCTGTGAACGTGGCCAAGGGGACAGTGCAGACGGGCCTGGACACCAGCAAGAGTGTGCTGATGGGCACCAAGGACACAGTGACCACAGGACTCACAGGGGCCGTGAATGTGGCAAAAGTGGCTGCCCAGGGAGGCCTGGACACCAGCAAGAGTGTGCTGATGGGCACCAAGGACACAGTGACCACAGGACTCACAGGGGCCGTGAATGTTGCAAAAGTGGCTGCCCAGGGAGGCCTGGACACCACCAAGTCTGTGGTCATGGGCACCAAGGACACAGTGACCACAGGACTCACGGGGGCTGTGAACGTGGCCAAAGGAACAGTGCAGACGGGCCTGGATACCAGCAAGAGTGTGCTGATGGGCACCAAGGACACTGTttgtgctggggtcacaggtgccaTTAACATGGCAAAAGGAGCTGCCCAGGGAGGCCTGGACACCACCAAGTCTGTGGTCATGGGCACCAAGGACACAGTGACCACAGGACTCACAGGGGCTGTGAACGTGGCCAAAGGGACAGTGCAGACGGGCCTGGACACCAGCAAGAGTGTGCTTACAGGTACGAAGGATACCGTCTGTGCTGGGATCACTGGGGCCATGAACATGGCTAAAAGTGTCattcagaagggcctggacacaACCAAAGACACACAGTCTGCCATGCTGTCTCCGGCAGATAACGTGGCCATCAATGCCACCCACACAGGTGTCCACACAGTCCCGAGTTCACTCTCCAGCTCTCATGCCACCATGTGTTATGAGCCTGGTAGTTACAGAGCCACCCACCAAGGAGTCAAACATGATACTCTGACTTCTGCAGAGTCCCTGTGCTCTGAGATCAGCAGCCTTGCAGACACATGTGGCTTGGGGCTTGTCTCGGAACCCACAGCTGCCACCAAAGATCCTGTGTCTGGTGTAGCTTCGTCTGCCCACACAGTTACCAGATCTGAGGATGAGTGTGGTCAGCTGGCTGCTATAAGCTTTGCTGCACTTCATGATGAGTTGGAGGGACTAGGGGACATCTTCCAGCCCATGACAGCTGAGGAACAAG CCCAGCTGGCAGCCTTGGAGTCAGGGCCCCGGGTGCTATCTGCTGACCGGGGAAGCTACTTTGTCCGCCTGGGTGACCTGACACCCAGCTTCCGCCCGCGGGCTTTTGAACATGCCCTGAGCCACATACAGCACAACCAGTTCCAAGCCAGGGCTGCACTGGCCCAGCTCCAAGAGGTCTTACAGGTG AGCCACTACCTCTTCTGTGGCTCTCTTTCCAGACAGACATGGCCATGGAAGCTCCAGGTGGGCAGCTGTGCTGGGACCAGAGCTTGA